A genomic region of Papaver somniferum cultivar HN1 chromosome 7, ASM357369v1, whole genome shotgun sequence contains the following coding sequences:
- the LOC113299292 gene encoding myb-related protein 308-like — protein sequence MDSPGGLRKGSWTEAEDNLLRKCIEKYGEGKWHQVPIRAGINRCRKSCRLRWLNYLRPCIKRGQFEPDEVDLIGRMHKLLGNRWIMIAGRLPGRTANDVKNFWNTHFNNKRHISSDQIRGVGGTRIRTLGKASSTATIVIKPQAINFSRNSSWMSRKINMEQQIVQKRHHSAIDCSGKVLVLPSIEYSFGDEAGSWCENNIMDSFTNGSSLFTKFCVNDGDDINQTMVPAAIIDEGEDKINNNTVGEGKSTTCTTAGSSTAGTVDTFDDDFFLEERIWGLLGPNCNFFRLKIKPSFHVSPSWNPSPIYQRTKVSGNRNAFSSLSIHKRISLEE from the exons ATGGATTCTCCAGGAGGTTTAAGAAAAGGCTCGTGGACAGAAGCAGAAGACAATCTTCTTCGAAAATGTATAGAAAAATATGGCGAAGGAAAATGGCATCAAGTTCCTATTAGAGCAG GTATAAATCGATGCCGTAAAAGTTGTAGACTTCGTTGGTTGAATTATCTGCGGCCTTGTATCAAACGAGGACAGTTTGAACCGGATGAAGTAGATCTTATTGGCAGAATGCACAAGCTCTTAGGCAACAG ATGGATAATGATTGCTGGTAGACTCCCGGGAAGAACCGCAAATGATGTCAAGAACTTCTGGAACACTCACTTCAATAACAAAAGACATATTTCATCAGATCAAATTAGGGGAGTTGGCGGTACCAGAATTCGCACCTTGGGAAAAGCTAGTAGTACTGCTACTATAGTCATAAAACCTCAAGCAATAAACTTTTCAAGAAATTCTTCATGGATGAGCAGGAAGATTAACATGGAGCAGCAGATTGTTCAAAAACGACATCATTCAGCTATAGATTGTTCTGGTAAGGTATTAGTACTACCATCAATTGAGTACTCCTTCGGAGACGAAGCCGGTTCGTGGTGCGAAAATAATATTATGGACTCTTTCACTAATGGGTCTTCTTTGTTTACCAAATTTTGTGTTAACGATGGAGATGATATTAATCAAACTATGGTACCAGCTGCTATCATTGATGAAGGAGAAGACAAGATCAATAATAATACTGTTGGTGAGGGGAAAAGTACTACTTGTACAACTGCTGGTAGTAGTACTGCTGGTACTGTGGATACTTTCGATGATGATTTCTTTTTGGAAGAACGCATTTGGGGTTTGTTGGGCCCTAACTGTAATTTTTTTCGATTGAAAATCAAGCCAAGCTTTCACGTTTCTCCTAGCTGGAACCCATCGCCGATTTATCAGAGAACTAAGGTTTCCGGGAATAGAAACGCATTTTCTTCTCTCAGTATTCACAAGCGTATTTCATTggaagaataa